The Parabacteroides sp. FAFU027 DNA window CCCTGAATGGACTATTTTTGCAACAAATTTCAAAGCATGACAGATTTGAGCCAACTGGCGGAAAAAGCTAAAAAACAGGAAAAGCAGTTTAAGCTCTTTTTCAAAGGACTGAAGAAGAACCAGCTCCGGGATTTGGATGACACGATTCATGACATTCATGAAGAGGTTTTCGAAGAGACAAACTGCCTGGAATGTGCCAATTGTTGCCGTTGCCTTGGCCCCCGCATTACCGACCGGGATATTGAAAAAATTGCTTCTGCTCTTCGGCTAAAGCCACATGAAGTCGTTGCCTCCTACCTTAGAATAGATGAGGACAACGATTATGTTTTTAAATCAATGCCCTGCCCTTTTCTGATGCCGGATAATTATTGCAGCATTTACGAAAACCGACCCAAGGCTTGTCGCGAATATCCGCATACCGACCGGAAGAAGTTTTTTCAAATCCATCAATTGACCATCCGTAATGCACAGACCTGCCCGGCTGTATTCGAAATACTGGAGCAGCTTAAAGCAGAGTTCGAAGGCTAATTTGGCGATACAATCGTTTTTGAGTAATTTTGCGTGATCATATTGGGTGTTTTTACATTAGGTATTCTACTGTAATTCACTTGACTCAAACTAACAAGCACAATCAGACCCAATGAATTCATTCGGAAATATTTTCAAACTAACCTCTTTTGGTGAATCACACGGTAAAGGCATCGGCGGTGTAATCGACGGAGTTCCTTCCGGAATAGAAATAGACATGGCTTTTATCCAAAGCGAGCTAGACCGCCGCAAACCCGGCCAATCCAAAATCACCACCCCCCGCAAAGAAAATGACGAAGTTTCGTTCCTTTCGGGAATCTATGACGGCAAGACAACCGGCACCCCAATCGGTTTCGTCATCTATAATGAAAACCAGCACTCTTCAGACTATGATAATCTGAAAGAGCTATACAGACCATCTCACGCTGACTTCACTTATGCCTCCAAATACGGCAATCGGGACCATCGTGGCGGTGGCCGCTCATCTGCCCGCGAAACCATCTCCCGCGTTGTAGCAGGTGCAATTGCCAAGCTGGCTCTCAAACAACTAGGTATCGAAATTATCGCTTACACGTCACAAGTGGGGTCCGTAGCCCTGACAGGCTCGTACCAAGATTACGACCTTTCAACCATAGAAAACACCCCCGTTCGCTGTCCGGACGCGGAAGTGGCAGAAAAGATGATTGAGCTCATCCACCAGATGAAAGCAGAAGGCGACACGATCGGCGGTGTAATTTCGTGTGTAATCAAAGGTACGCCCGTAGGACTGGGAGCTCCGGTTTTTGACAAACTACATGCAGCTTTGGGGAATGCCATGCTAAGCATAAATGCGGTAAAAGGATTCGAATACGGAATGGGATTTGCCGGAGTCGGGCTTCGTGGCTCTGAGATGAACGATGCATTCTACAATGACAACGGCACCATCCGCACGCGCACCAACCATTCCGGAGGTATCCAGGGGGGAAT harbors:
- a CDS encoding YkgJ family cysteine cluster protein — its product is MTDLSQLAEKAKKQEKQFKLFFKGLKKNQLRDLDDTIHDIHEEVFEETNCLECANCCRCLGPRITDRDIEKIASALRLKPHEVVASYLRIDEDNDYVFKSMPCPFLMPDNYCSIYENRPKACREYPHTDRKKFFQIHQLTIRNAQTCPAVFEILEQLKAEFEG
- the aroC gene encoding chorismate synthase translates to MNSFGNIFKLTSFGESHGKGIGGVIDGVPSGIEIDMAFIQSELDRRKPGQSKITTPRKENDEVSFLSGIYDGKTTGTPIGFVIYNENQHSSDYDNLKELYRPSHADFTYASKYGNRDHRGGGRSSARETISRVVAGAIAKLALKQLGIEIIAYTSQVGSVALTGSYQDYDLSTIENTPVRCPDAEVAEKMIELIHQMKAEGDTIGGVISCVIKGTPVGLGAPVFDKLHAALGNAMLSINAVKGFEYGMGFAGVGLRGSEMNDAFYNDNGTIRTRTNHSGGIQGGISNGEDIYFRVAFKPIATLLRNVETVDNEGNEITLKAKGRHDSCVLPRAVPIVEAMAAMVIFDHYLINRTTKL